Below is a window of Hydrogenimonas sp. SS33 DNA.
ACGCAGCCACGGGATACACGGTGAACCCATCACATTCGGCCTGGTGCTCGCCATCTGGTACGACGAAATGAAAAGACACCTGAAAAACCTGGAAGAGACGCTCGAAGTGATCAGCGTCGGAAAAGTGAGCGGCGCCATGGGCAACTTCGCCCATGCCCCGATGGAGCTGGAGGAGTATGTCTGCGAAGAGCTGGGGCTCAAGCCGGCGCCCGTCTCCAACCAGGTGGTCCAGCGGGACCGTTATGCCCGCCTCATGAGCGCATTGGCGCTGATGGCTTCCACCGTCGAAAAGATCGCCGTCAATATCCGCCACTTCCAGCGGACCGAAGTCTATGAATGCGAAGAGTACTTCCACAAAGGGCAGAAAGGTTCTTCCGCCATGCCCCACAAACGCAACCCCGTTTTGAGCGAAAACCTGACAGGTCTTGCACGGATGGTGCGAAGCTACTGCATGCCCGCCATGGAGAATGTGGCTCTCTGGCACGAACGGGACATCAGCCACAGCTCCGTGGAGCGGTTCATTCTGCCTGACGGCTTCATTACCGCCGACTTCATGCTGATGCGCCTCAACGGACTGCTCGACAAGCTTGTCGTCTATCCGGAAAACATGATGAAAAACCTCAACCTCACCGGCGGCCTCGTATTCAGCCAACGGGTGCTGCTGGAACTTCCCAAACGGGGCGTTACCAGGGAAGATGCCTACAAAATCGTCCAGCGCAACGCCATGAAAGTGTGGGAGGACCTGCAGAAAGGCAAACCGGCCCTCAACGAAAAAGGGGAGAGCCTCTACCTGCAGTATCTTCTCGAAGACGAAGAGCTTCGTGAAAAACTGAGCGAAGAGGAGATACGGGACTGCTTCGATTACGGCTACTACACCAAAAACGTCGACCGGATTTTCGCACGCGTTTTCGGCAACTAAATCAGGAGAGGGGAGACTATGTCACTGGGAGTATTGACAGTTATCAAACGAAACGGGCGGGCGGAACCGCTCGACATCACGAAGATCCAGAAATACACTTCCGCCGCCGTGGAGGGGCTGGAAGGGGTAAGCCAGAGCGAGCTGGAAGTCGACGCCAAAATCCAGTTCAGGGACCGCATTACGACGGAGGAGATCCAGCAGACGTTGATCAAGACGGCGGTTGACAAAATCGACATCGACAGACCCAACTGGACCTTCGTCGCGGCACGCCTCTTCCTCTACGACCTTTACCACAAAGTCAACGGCTTTACAGGATACGACCATCTTCGAAACTATTTCGAGAAAGGGGAGAAGGAGGGGCGGATCGTCCTGGGCCTGAAAGAGAAGTACGACCTGGACGACCTGAACGCCTACATCAAACCCGAACGCGACCTCCAGTTTACCTATCTGGGCATCCGGACCCTCTACGACCGCTATCTGCTCAAAGACAGAGAGAACCGCCCCATCGAACTCCCCCAGCACCTCTTCATGGCCGTCGCCATGTTCCTGGCGCAGAACGAACTCAACTGCCAGGAGTGGGCGAAAAAATTCTACGACGTCATCAGCAAATTCGAAGTGATGGTCGCCACCCCGACCCTCTCCAACGCCCGCACGCCGCGGCACCAGCTCTCCTCCTGCTACATTGGCAGCACGCCGGACAAGATCGAAGGGATTTTCGACGCCTACAAAGAGATGGCGCTTCTGAGCAAATTCGGCGGCGGCATCGGCTGGGACTGGAGCAAGGTCCGGGCCATGGGAAGCTATATCGACAGCCACAAAAACGCCGCTGGAGGCATCGTTCCCTTTTTGAAGATCACCAACGATATCGCCATCGCCGTCGACCAGCTCGGTACCCGCAAAGGGGCGATCGCGGTCTACATAGAACCGTGGCACCTGGATATCTGGGATTTCATCGACCTGAAGAAAAACTCCGGCGAAGAGCGGCGCCGGGCCCACGACCTCTTCCCCGCCCTCTGGATCAACGACCTCTTCATGAAGCGGGTGGAGGAGGATGGCGTCTGGACCCTTTTCGACCCCTATGAAACGGGCGACCTGACCGATCTGCACGGGGAAGCCTTCGAAAAGCGCTACATCGAATACGAAAACGACCCCGATATCCTCAAAGAGAAGGTCAAAGCCAAAGAGCTATGGAAAAAAATATTGATGAGCTATTTCGAAACTGGGAACCCCTTCCTCTGTTTCAAAGACACCGCCAACCGCGTCAACCCCAACGACCACTGCGGCATCATCCGAAGCTCCAACCTCTGTACGGAGATCTTCCAGAACACGGACCCCAACCACTACAAGGTAATGGTCAAATATACCGACGGAAGCGTAGACTATTTCGAAGAGGAGGAGGATGTCACCGTTGACAGCGGCATCACCAAAAAAGCGAAAAAGGTGACGGCCCTCGACGCCATCGGCGGCAAGGAGATCTACATTGTCGAAAAGGTCGGGGAAGACGGCAAAACCGCCGTCTGCAACCTGGCCAGCGTCAACCTCTCCAAAATCCATACGAAAGAGGATATCGAGCGTGTCGTGCCCGTCGCCGTTCGGATGCTCGACAATGTCATCGATCTCAACTTCTATCCGCTGGAGAAGGTGAAAAAGACCAACGAACGCTCCCGCTCCATCGGCCTGGGGGTCATGGGAGAAGCGCAGATGGTCGCGGAGAAGCAGGTGAAGTGGGGCAGTGCGGAACACCTGAACCTGATCGACGAAGTGATGGAGATGATCAGTTACAACGCTATCAAAGCCTCATCGAACCTTGCCATCGAGAAAGGGTGCTACCCGGACTACGAAGGTTCGAAATGGAGCCGGGGCATCCTGCCCATCGACAACGCCAACCCCAATGCCCTGGCGTTGACGGACAGGGGCGGTCTCTTCGGCTATACCTACGACTGGGAGGCGTTGCGCAAAAAGGTCAAAGAAGACGGCATGCGCAACGGCTACCTTATGGCGATCGCCCCCACCAGCTCCATCTCCATTCTCGTGGGAACTACCCAGACCATCGAGCCGGTCTACAAGCGCAAATGGTTCGAAGAGAACCTCAGCGGCCTCATTCCGGTGGTGGTCCCCAACCTCTCCCCCGATACCTGGGAGTACTACCAGCCCGCCTTCGAACTCGACCAGCGTATTCTGGTGCGTGCCGCCGCGGTCCGTCAGAAGTGGATCGACCAGGGGCAGAGCCTCAATATCTTCATGTCCCTGGACAAGGCGAGCGGACGCTATCTGCATGAAATCTATACGCTGGCATGGAAGCTGGGGATCAAATCGACCTACTACCTGCGCAGCCAGTCGCCGGAGATGCAGGAAGAGGTGGCCGACCGCAGTATGGAGTGCCTCGGCTGTCAATGAGAATACCCGGGTATTTTCCCGGTATTCCAGACCTCTCTCCACCTTGACGTATGGTATTTGTTTTTCTTATCTTTCTATAACTTTTGAAAGTGGCTTTGCTTTAAAGTAACTTTCGATAAAATCTCTTCACTTTCCTTAGGGCACCTCTAAAAACCCATGCCTGCCATAGCTATGCGAGCTTTTACGTAGACAAGGCGCCGTGACGCAGGACTGGCCAAAGCCAATTCAAGGAGCGGCAACGCCGGCTGCGTGAAAGCTCGCAAAGCCCGAAGGGAAGGCAAAGTGAGCACCGTCTTTCGCAAAAGCTCTCCTCGAGTTACCTTCGGGTAGCCCAACGCCTGCCTTTCACGAAATCCGGTGCTCTCTTTGCCTTCTATGGCTGGGCATGGGTTTTCAGAGGTGCCCTTAGACTCCCAAAGCAAACGAGACGAGGTTTTCCACCATGAAGAAAAAACTCTACAGTACCGAATGCGACACCACGCGTTCCACCACATCGATCATCAACGGATGCACGGCGGGCATCATCAACCTCAACAGAAACAAGTATGAGTGGGCCTACAACCTCTGGGAAGTGATGATGGCCAATACCTGGTTCCCCAAAGAGGTGGACCTGACCGAAGATGCGAGAGACTACAAGCACCTGCTGCCGGCGGAGCGGCGGATGTACGACAAGGTTCTGGCCCAGCTCATCTTCATGGACTCCATCCAGACCAACAACACCGCCGACAATGTCAACCCCTGGATCACCGCACCGGAAGTGAACATGTGCCTGGTCCGTCAGGCTTTCGAAGAGGCGCTCCATTCACAGAGCTACGCCGTTATGGTCGACTCCATCTCCATCAAT
It encodes the following:
- the purB gene encoding adenylosuccinate lyase, whose translation is MVERYAREEMKSKWTMQAKYQAWLDVEIAAVKAWNRLGLIPEEDAKKIEENASFDVERIDEIEKETRHDVIAFLTSVAESLGEESRWVHYGMTSSDTIDTAVALQMRDSLRLIIDDVKQVMATIERRAKEHKFTLMVGRSHGIHGEPITFGLVLAIWYDEMKRHLKNLEETLEVISVGKVSGAMGNFAHAPMELEEYVCEELGLKPAPVSNQVVQRDRYARLMSALALMASTVEKIAVNIRHFQRTEVYECEEYFHKGQKGSSAMPHKRNPVLSENLTGLARMVRSYCMPAMENVALWHERDISHSSVERFILPDGFITADFMLMRLNGLLDKLVVYPENMMKNLNLTGGLVFSQRVLLELPKRGVTREDAYKIVQRNAMKVWEDLQKGKPALNEKGESLYLQYLLEDEELREKLSEEEIRDCFDYGYYTKNVDRIFARVFGN
- a CDS encoding ribonucleoside-diphosphate reductase subunit alpha, which translates into the protein MTVIKRNGRAEPLDITKIQKYTSAAVEGLEGVSQSELEVDAKIQFRDRITTEEIQQTLIKTAVDKIDIDRPNWTFVAARLFLYDLYHKVNGFTGYDHLRNYFEKGEKEGRIVLGLKEKYDLDDLNAYIKPERDLQFTYLGIRTLYDRYLLKDRENRPIELPQHLFMAVAMFLAQNELNCQEWAKKFYDVISKFEVMVATPTLSNARTPRHQLSSCYIGSTPDKIEGIFDAYKEMALLSKFGGGIGWDWSKVRAMGSYIDSHKNAAGGIVPFLKITNDIAIAVDQLGTRKGAIAVYIEPWHLDIWDFIDLKKNSGEERRRAHDLFPALWINDLFMKRVEEDGVWTLFDPYETGDLTDLHGEAFEKRYIEYENDPDILKEKVKAKELWKKILMSYFETGNPFLCFKDTANRVNPNDHCGIIRSSNLCTEIFQNTDPNHYKVMVKYTDGSVDYFEEEEDVTVDSGITKKAKKVTALDAIGGKEIYIVEKVGEDGKTAVCNLASVNLSKIHTKEDIERVVPVAVRMLDNVIDLNFYPLEKVKKTNERSRSIGLGVMGEAQMVAEKQVKWGSAEHLNLIDEVMEMISYNAIKASSNLAIEKGCYPDYEGSKWSRGILPIDNANPNALALTDRGGLFGYTYDWEALRKKVKEDGMRNGYLMAIAPTSSISILVGTTQTIEPVYKRKWFEENLSGLIPVVVPNLSPDTWEYYQPAFELDQRILVRAAAVRQKWIDQGQSLNIFMSLDKASGRYLHEIYTLAWKLGIKSTYYLRSQSPEMQEEVADRSMECLGCQ